A genomic segment from uncultured Marinifilum sp. encodes:
- a CDS encoding putative porin: MKQYFIIFAFVIGFTSLALGQNTISGSPMGMGQGKLSKDNSSQLDSLGYNVKSVIKAWKLTDLNSGKLLINLDTILGEQQNYNPIYKTSLSNSYLGNLGSAYQSNIYIDRVKNESFLFFKPYRTYMIKPEDIVYFNTTTPYTRLSYETGGPKGQSENLLRVLQTQNISPNWNFGINYDLISSDGQYQNQKTKLYDFTLFSSYKKREYSVDVVMNMNRMFSEENGGVYNDSLITDINEEPENIQVNLSDASSKLTNFNFFMNHSYGIGKETEKIVEEDTTYTYAINLLYSLNYENNSWKYKDDDLSSNYYDTTYLNQSATFDKVEQSTVKNSFQVVFNENENKWIRLGARFGIVSEFTKYNLRRNVSQYAWQQKDENIHSNEILASLFSMSGKSLNWKASGNYVFEGYKQNDFKLNYDLTKWLGEKNQGHGFSIFGKLESRTADFMLEEYYGNHQKWNTDFDKITELQVGFEYFNEKYKFKIGARLNQIDNYTYFGLEALPQQSNSGLSIFTGYVEKKFKLGNFHLNQKLVGQNSSNEDILPLPYLSVYSNNYYKNEFFKGALGFQTGVSVHYNTAFYAPDYMPSTGQFFLQDQKELGNYPKIDVYVNFRIKRTRLFIMYEHLNSSFGDKNYFTTYHYPINPGMLKYGLIWTFYN; the protein is encoded by the coding sequence ATGAAACAATATTTCATAATATTCGCATTTGTAATTGGATTTACATCTTTAGCCCTTGGACAGAATACTATTAGTGGATCTCCAATGGGTATGGGGCAAGGTAAATTATCAAAAGATAATTCTAGTCAGCTTGATAGTTTAGGCTATAATGTTAAATCTGTTATTAAAGCATGGAAGTTAACGGATTTGAATTCGGGCAAACTTCTAATAAATCTTGATACGATATTAGGAGAACAACAAAATTATAACCCTATTTATAAAACTAGTCTCTCTAATTCTTATCTTGGGAATTTGGGCTCAGCTTATCAAAGCAATATTTATATAGATAGAGTAAAGAATGAATCATTTCTTTTTTTTAAGCCTTATCGTACATATATGATAAAGCCTGAAGATATTGTTTATTTTAACACAACTACTCCCTATACCCGTCTATCCTATGAAACTGGTGGGCCTAAAGGTCAATCTGAAAATTTACTTAGAGTATTACAAACTCAAAATATAAGTCCAAACTGGAATTTTGGAATTAATTACGATCTTATATCGAGTGATGGGCAGTACCAGAATCAGAAAACAAAACTTTACGATTTTACTTTATTTTCTTCTTATAAGAAGAGAGAGTATAGTGTAGATGTTGTTATGAACATGAATCGTATGTTTAGTGAGGAAAATGGAGGGGTCTATAATGACTCATTAATTACAGATATAAATGAAGAACCAGAGAATATTCAGGTTAATTTAAGTGATGCAAGTAGTAAGCTTACAAATTTCAATTTTTTTATGAATCATTCTTATGGAATAGGAAAAGAGACTGAAAAAATTGTAGAAGAAGACACAACATATACCTATGCAATTAATTTATTGTATAGCCTAAATTACGAAAATAATAGCTGGAAATATAAAGATGACGATTTGAGTAGTAATTACTATGATACTACTTATCTAAATCAGAGTGCTACTTTTGATAAAGTTGAGCAATCTACAGTTAAGAATTCATTTCAGGTTGTCTTTAACGAAAATGAAAATAAATGGATTCGACTTGGTGCCAGATTTGGCATAGTGAGTGAATTTACTAAATATAATTTGCGTCGAAATGTGAGCCAATATGCATGGCAGCAGAAAGACGAGAATATCCACAGTAATGAGATACTAGCAAGTTTATTTAGTATGTCGGGGAAATCGTTAAACTGGAAGGCTTCAGGAAACTATGTTTTCGAAGGGTATAAACAAAACGATTTTAAACTAAATTACGATCTTACGAAATGGCTTGGTGAAAAAAATCAAGGTCATGGATTCTCTATTTTTGGAAAACTAGAATCAAGAACAGCTGATTTTATGTTGGAAGAATATTATGGTAATCATCAGAAATGGAATACTGATTTTGATAAGATTACAGAGTTACAGGTAGGTTTTGAATATTTTAACGAAAAATATAAATTCAAAATTGGGGCCCGTTTAAATCAGATTGATAATTATACTTATTTCGGTTTAGAAGCCTTACCGCAGCAATCGAATAGTGGGTTGTCTATTTTTACGGGTTATGTAGAGAAAAAATTTAAATTAGGGAACTTTCATCTAAACCAAAAGTTGGTTGGTCAAAATAGTTCTAATGAAGATATTTTGCCTTTACCCTATTTATCAGTCTATAGTAATAACTATTATAAAAATGAATTTTTTAAAGGTGCTTTAGGTTTTCAAACTGGAGTTTCTGTTCATTATAATACCGCTTTTTATGCTCCTGATTATATGCCATCTACAGGGCAATTCTTTTTGCAGGATCAGAAGGAGTTAGGTAACTATCCTAAGATTGACGTGTATGTTAATTTTAGAATTAAGCGAACCAGATTGTTTATAATGTATGAACATCTAAATTCATCTTTTGGAGACAAAAATTATTTCACTACATACCACTATCCAATTAATCCAGGAATGCTTAAATATGGTCTTATATGGACTTTTTACAATTAA
- a CDS encoding CoA pyrophosphatase gives MSIMDTAFDLRQFTCIINEELSKGLPGFDAQKIMAPSLREIALKESDQSIAKDSSVLLLFYPKNGQLYLPFIKRTIGSTNHSGQISLPGGKYEKYDSDRTITAIRETNEELGIDSKKINILGLLTELYIPVSNFMVLPVLGYCTQKPDFKISKFEVEELIEMPVLELLSQENIFNFSFKKKDITITAPYFDAKGHKVWGATAMILSEIRAILLRSGLL, from the coding sequence ATGAGTATAATGGATACAGCATTTGATTTACGACAGTTCACTTGTATAATAAATGAGGAACTAAGCAAAGGTCTTCCAGGATTTGATGCTCAGAAAATTATGGCCCCCTCATTAAGAGAAATTGCATTAAAAGAAAGTGACCAAAGCATAGCCAAAGACAGTAGTGTTTTGTTACTTTTTTATCCGAAGAATGGTCAATTGTATCTTCCATTTATAAAACGAACAATAGGAAGCACGAATCATAGTGGACAAATTAGCCTACCCGGAGGTAAATATGAAAAGTATGATTCAGATAGAACTATTACAGCTATTCGCGAAACAAATGAAGAATTAGGTATTGATAGCAAGAAAATTAATATTCTTGGTCTTTTAACCGAACTGTATATTCCTGTAAGTAATTTTATGGTTCTTCCTGTATTAGGATACTGCACTCAAAAACCCGATTTTAAAATCAGTAAATTCGAAGTAGAAGAACTTATCGAAATGCCAGTTCTAGAACTTCTTTCACAGGAAAATATTTTTAACTTTAGCTTTAAGAAAAAGGATATAACCATTACGGCACCTTATTTCGATGCAAAAGGACATAAAGTTTGGGGAGCTACCGCAATGATATTGTCCGAAATAAGGGCAATATTATTACGATCCGGCTTACTCTAA
- a CDS encoding transporter substrate-binding domain-containing protein, which translates to MAELQMQDKPVMELKHVKLRGKLRVMTDYNSTNYFIYKGRTMGFQYDMLQALAKHLGVNLELTVNNDLRESFEALERGDVDLLGMNLAVTNQRIDKFNFTVPHSQSRQVLIQLNDSIQPVSYISNQSQLVGKDIHVSEASSFEERLKSLSEELGASINVIPEKMEVEQLISKVASGELKYTIADENVAIVNQTYYPEIDIKTTVSFPQNLAWALRKGANHLTQDVNMWLIDFQKTKEYKRIYRKYFHSSRIEAMLQSEYFTLKSGKISEYDDLLKEKSQIVDWDWRLLSALVYQESHFDPKARSWVGAFGLMQLMPETAYRYDVDTLSPARDNVDAGVKYLKYLSGRLDKTLDDKTDRLQFLLASYNVGLGHILDARRLALKNGKNPDQWKGSVDYYLLNKSKPEFFNDPVVKYGYCRGEEPYLYVSKILDRYAHYKNMALLE; encoded by the coding sequence ATGGCTGAATTGCAAATGCAGGATAAACCTGTGATGGAATTAAAGCACGTAAAGCTGCGTGGTAAGTTAAGGGTAATGACAGATTACAATTCCACGAACTACTTTATATATAAGGGTAGAACAATGGGCTTTCAATATGATATGCTACAAGCTTTAGCAAAACATTTGGGAGTTAATTTGGAATTAACAGTTAATAACGATCTTCGTGAATCTTTTGAGGCACTCGAAAGAGGAGATGTGGATTTATTAGGGATGAATTTGGCTGTGACCAATCAGCGTATTGACAAGTTTAATTTTACGGTTCCGCATAGTCAATCGAGACAGGTATTGATTCAATTAAATGATTCTATACAACCCGTTAGCTATATTAGCAATCAATCTCAGTTAGTAGGAAAGGATATTCATGTTTCTGAAGCTTCATCCTTTGAAGAGCGTTTAAAAAGCTTATCAGAGGAGTTAGGGGCAAGTATTAATGTGATACCTGAGAAAATGGAAGTTGAGCAACTTATATCGAAAGTTGCCAGTGGAGAATTAAAATACACCATTGCCGATGAAAATGTAGCAATTGTAAATCAAACTTATTATCCTGAAATAGATATTAAAACAACTGTTAGTTTCCCACAAAATCTTGCTTGGGCTTTGCGAAAGGGAGCTAATCATTTAACTCAGGATGTGAATATGTGGTTAATTGATTTTCAGAAAACGAAAGAGTACAAACGAATATATCGCAAGTACTTTCATAGTTCACGAATAGAAGCTATGCTCCAGAGTGAATATTTTACACTAAAAAGTGGAAAAATATCTGAATATGATGATTTGTTAAAAGAAAAATCGCAGATTGTTGATTGGGATTGGAGATTATTATCTGCATTGGTTTATCAGGAGTCTCATTTTGATCCGAAAGCAAGATCGTGGGTAGGAGCTTTTGGTTTAATGCAATTGATGCCCGAAACTGCCTATAGATATGATGTTGATACTTTATCTCCGGCAAGGGATAATGTTGATGCGGGTGTTAAGTATTTAAAGTATTTAAGTGGGCGTTTGGATAAGACTCTTGATGACAAAACAGATCGTTTACAATTTTTACTTGCTTCCTATAATGTTGGCTTAGGCCATATTTTAGATGCACGTCGTTTGGCGCTTAAAAATGGTAAAAATCCCGATCAGTGGAAGGGGAGTGTGGATTATTACCTATTGAATAAATCAAAGCCCGAATTTTTTAATGATCCTGTAGTAAAGTATGGATATTGCCGAGGAGAAGAACCCTATTTATATGTAAGCAAAATATTAGATCGTTATGCACATTATAAAAATATGGCCTTATTAGAGTAA
- the gatE gene encoding Glu-tRNA(Gln) amidotransferase subunit GatE — protein sequence MNTNITPKQNYKLSRQQIGYVNRRNAKPEDYKRIGFMSGLEVHQQLATKEKLFCHCPCGIFQKNEEYDAEIIRHMRPAMSELGGYDGTALMEFKTRKNIIYRISNETACTYEIDDTPPFKINPEALDIALKISLMCKLNIVGEVHITRKQYLDGSIPTGFQRTAILGVNGNIQLTNKKINIIQLSIEEDSCREIADIGHERWYKTDRLGTPLIETVTAPELYTPDELREAAEYIRFLNRSTGLVRTGMGAGREDVNVSCKGGARVEIKGVAHNKWIPELSHNEAFRQWALLHIRKLLLQKVTIENWKYTSKEIDIHDYNFSFQPLIDCKEKKYKIVAINLPYFKGLLSHFTQPNQVFADEISQRLKVIACLEIPNMAHSEQNEPVISEINFNKIRKLLNSNNDDAQLIIWGPQEDIKTAIETINERCKMAFEGVPNETRKSLSNGTTIFERVLPGADRMYPDTDSAPIPLSDQYINKLSMNLPRDTSIKIEQLMKWQVPMDTYHFILSKNLYPVIAEICDRFKFDPKQISIFFGHTYKNIIGKIKPNPELNSRKLIALFKFIHEQGLHANIARYLLPTLCQHPNMEFNSMLTALKFKKRSLDELAAPIDFLSEKFKDIEKSEKKEEAANWIMGQLHKQAIGNIDLKDLRTIIDKRLQ from the coding sequence ATGAACACAAATATCACACCCAAACAAAACTACAAACTTAGTCGACAGCAAATTGGTTATGTAAATCGCAGGAATGCTAAACCTGAAGATTACAAACGAATAGGATTTATGTCGGGCTTAGAAGTACATCAGCAACTCGCCACAAAGGAAAAGTTGTTTTGCCATTGCCCTTGCGGAATTTTTCAGAAAAACGAAGAATATGATGCCGAAATAATTCGACACATGAGACCTGCAATGAGTGAGTTAGGAGGTTACGATGGTACAGCTCTTATGGAATTTAAAACCCGTAAGAATATTATTTATCGAATAAGTAATGAAACGGCTTGTACCTACGAAATTGATGATACTCCTCCTTTTAAAATTAACCCTGAGGCCTTAGATATTGCACTTAAAATATCTTTAATGTGTAAATTAAATATTGTTGGAGAAGTTCACATCACCCGCAAACAATATCTCGATGGCAGCATTCCAACAGGATTTCAGAGAACTGCAATTCTTGGTGTTAATGGCAATATTCAGCTCACAAATAAAAAGATAAACATAATACAGTTGAGTATAGAAGAAGATTCTTGTCGCGAAATTGCAGATATTGGTCATGAAAGATGGTACAAAACAGATCGTCTTGGCACCCCACTAATCGAAACAGTAACTGCCCCAGAACTCTATACTCCCGACGAATTACGAGAAGCAGCAGAATACATTCGTTTTCTGAATAGAAGCACTGGATTAGTACGCACAGGAATGGGAGCAGGTCGTGAAGATGTAAATGTAAGTTGCAAAGGTGGCGCAAGAGTAGAAATTAAAGGCGTAGCTCATAACAAATGGATACCAGAACTATCTCACAACGAAGCTTTTCGACAATGGGCTTTATTGCATATTCGAAAACTACTTTTGCAAAAAGTTACTATAGAAAACTGGAAATATACTTCAAAAGAAATAGACATTCATGATTACAATTTCTCCTTTCAGCCACTAATAGATTGTAAAGAGAAAAAATACAAAATAGTTGCTATTAATCTGCCCTATTTTAAAGGCTTGCTATCTCACTTTACTCAGCCAAATCAAGTTTTTGCCGACGAAATTTCACAAAGACTAAAGGTTATTGCCTGCCTCGAAATTCCGAATATGGCACATAGTGAACAAAATGAACCGGTAATTTCTGAAATCAATTTTAATAAAATAAGAAAATTACTAAATAGCAATAATGATGATGCACAACTAATAATCTGGGGTCCTCAAGAAGATATTAAAACCGCTATAGAAACAATAAATGAGCGTTGCAAAATGGCATTTGAAGGTGTACCCAACGAAACCCGAAAATCACTTTCGAATGGAACCACAATATTCGAAAGAGTGCTTCCTGGAGCCGATAGAATGTATCCGGATACCGATTCTGCTCCAATTCCATTATCAGATCAATATATCAATAAATTGAGCATGAATTTACCTCGTGACACCTCAATAAAAATTGAACAACTCATGAAATGGCAAGTACCAATGGATACATATCACTTTATTTTAAGTAAAAATTTATATCCTGTAATCGCAGAAATTTGCGATCGCTTTAAATTTGATCCTAAGCAAATTTCAATATTTTTTGGCCACACATACAAAAATATTATAGGTAAGATAAAACCCAATCCCGAATTGAATTCTCGAAAGCTGATTGCTCTGTTTAAGTTTATTCACGAACAAGGATTGCATGCTAATATAGCCAGATATCTACTTCCTACCCTTTGTCAACATCCTAACATGGAATTTAATTCAATGCTAACAGCTTTAAAATTTAAAAAAAGAAGCCTAGATGAGTTAGCTGCTCCTATTGATTTTCTTTCTGAGAAATTTAAAGACATTGAAAAATCAGAAAAAAAAGAAGAAGCTGCCAACTGGATTATGGGTCAGCTGCATAAACAAGCCATTGGAAATATTGACTTAAAGGATTTACGTACAATTATCGATAAACGTCTGCAATAA
- the gatD gene encoding Glu-tRNA(Gln) amidotransferase subunit GatD, whose protein sequence is MEDLFQGYKGDSLESLKKYNVRVWGKTHIVTTRGEFNGTILPRAENDDDQHIVLKISTGYNIGININTITEMKETGYKKANYKVPEKEFPYTEGQPNVKLFGTGGTIASRLDYRTGAVIPAFSPGELYGSVPELADICNLTTEKVFAVFSENMGPKQYKALAIAIGKEIENGIDGIIIAHGTDTLHHTAAALTYMVQNLPVPVVLVGSQRSSDRPSSDAALNLMHSAVAAGHGEIAEVMVCMFGPTSDEYGFLHRGTRVRKMHSSYRSTFRTLGDTPLATVTRKGVKSIKKQFNHRRKDKNVKILPYFEDKVTILYYYPNMQADIIDALVNCGYKGIIIAGTGLGHVNKPVYPALKRAIEKGVNIFMTVQTLWGYTHMFVYDTGRDLMAMGVVPLDNMLPEAAYIKLGWALGQTTDREKVIDIMRTPINNEITKREPYNGYLVYQGGVPEVEQFVKNFRK, encoded by the coding sequence ATGGAAGATCTATTTCAAGGATATAAAGGCGATTCATTAGAAAGCCTAAAAAAATACAATGTTAGAGTGTGGGGTAAAACACATATCGTAACAACAAGAGGAGAATTTAATGGTACAATACTACCGCGAGCCGAAAACGATGACGATCAACATATCGTTCTAAAAATTTCTACTGGCTATAATATTGGTATTAACATAAATACAATAACAGAAATGAAGGAAACTGGCTATAAAAAAGCCAATTATAAAGTTCCCGAAAAAGAATTTCCATACACCGAAGGACAGCCCAATGTAAAACTATTTGGAACAGGAGGTACCATTGCTTCTCGCTTAGATTACCGCACTGGAGCTGTAATCCCAGCCTTTTCGCCTGGTGAATTATACGGTTCTGTTCCCGAACTAGCCGACATCTGTAACTTAACAACAGAAAAAGTATTTGCCGTTTTCAGTGAAAACATGGGACCAAAACAGTATAAAGCTTTAGCAATAGCAATAGGAAAAGAAATAGAAAATGGAATAGATGGAATTATTATTGCTCATGGTACAGATACACTCCATCACACCGCCGCAGCACTAACTTACATGGTTCAAAATTTACCTGTCCCTGTTGTACTTGTTGGTTCACAAAGATCCTCAGATCGCCCATCCTCTGATGCCGCTTTAAACCTTATGCATTCGGCCGTAGCTGCCGGACATGGTGAAATTGCAGAAGTTATGGTTTGTATGTTTGGACCAACTTCAGATGAATATGGCTTTTTACACAGGGGAACCAGAGTCAGAAAAATGCACTCCAGCTATCGATCTACTTTTAGAACTCTTGGCGATACTCCTTTAGCTACTGTAACCCGAAAAGGAGTAAAATCAATAAAAAAACAATTTAACCATCGCAGAAAAGATAAAAATGTAAAAATTCTACCCTACTTCGAAGACAAAGTAACCATCCTTTATTATTATCCTAATATGCAAGCAGATATTATTGATGCACTTGTAAACTGCGGCTATAAAGGAATAATTATTGCAGGCACCGGACTTGGCCATGTTAACAAACCTGTTTATCCAGCTTTAAAAAGAGCTATTGAGAAAGGTGTTAATATATTTATGACAGTACAGACACTTTGGGGATATACTCACATGTTTGTATACGATACAGGGCGCGATTTAATGGCAATGGGTGTAGTTCCTCTAGATAATATGTTACCCGAAGCAGCCTATATTAAACTTGGCTGGGCTTTAGGACAAACCACCGATAGAGAAAAAGTAATTGATATAATGAGAACTCCTATTAACAATGAAATTACCAAACGAGAACCCTATAATGGCTATTTAGTCTATCAAGGAGGAGTTCCTGAGGTAGAACAATTTGTTAAAAATTTTAGAAAATAA